One Jeotgalibaca porci genomic region harbors:
- a CDS encoding PepSY domain-containing protein: MLFKDEETFYDSNRERILAGILLTSGIVIGASLVALCAGRRKKVNGDKILDNVKKMFLADGPIEGSWIELHPVPLTRFSSETDVYYGGISRKENDELVQYEFIADAYTGTILDIYKL, translated from the coding sequence ATGTTATTTAAAGATGAAGAAACCTTTTATGACTCAAATAGAGAAAGAATCCTTGCCGGTATCCTACTGACATCAGGAATTGTCATTGGAGCATCTCTGGTAGCTCTTTGCGCTGGCAGAAGAAAAAAAGTAAACGGCGATAAAATTCTTGATAACGTAAAAAAAATGTTCTTAGCAGACGGACCAATTGAAGGCTCGTGGATTGAACTCCATCCCGTACCGCTAACGCGCTTCTCTTCTGAAACCGATGTCTACTATGGTGGCATTTCGAGAAAAGAAAATGACGAGCTCGTTCAATACGAATTCATCGCAGACGCGTATACAGGTACAATCTTAGATATTTATAAGCTGTAA
- a CDS encoding HIT family protein, translating into MTNCIFCKIINHEIPNYTVYEDEDVLAYLDISQVTKGHTLVIPKKHVADIFEYDEELATKVFAKVPQIARAVKAHDPAIKGMNILNNNGEFAHQTVFHSHIHLIPRYEDTSIDGFGLKWETHGEDYTPENFTTVAEAIQSELEEA; encoded by the coding sequence ATGACAAATTGTATTTTTTGCAAAATCATTAACCACGAAATTCCAAATTACACGGTTTATGAAGACGAAGATGTATTGGCCTATTTGGATATTTCCCAAGTAACCAAAGGACATACTTTGGTTATTCCCAAGAAACATGTTGCAGATATCTTTGAATATGACGAAGAATTAGCAACAAAGGTTTTTGCTAAAGTTCCCCAAATCGCCCGTGCTGTCAAAGCACATGACCCGGCAATTAAAGGGATGAATATTTTAAATAACAATGGTGAATTCGCACACCAAACTGTTTTTCACTCACATATACATTTAATTCCCCGCTACGAAGACACATCAATTGACGGATTCGGTTTGAAATGGGAAACTCATGGTGAGGACTATACGCCTGAAAATTTCACAACCGTTGCGGAGGCAATTCAATCAGAATTGGAGGAAGCATAA
- the pepA gene encoding glutamyl aminopeptidase — translation MEDKTFQLIKDLTEIQGTSGNERNVRNYMREKMTPFVDRVETDGLGGVFGIRENENADAPRIMVAAHMDEVGFMVTLITDNGMLKVTPLGGWSPYVVSAQRFTLQTRNQDIPVISSSIPPHLLRGAASSTDLKVDEILFDAGFDSLDEAMEFGVRPGDTIVPQAETIWTANKKKIIAKAWDNRYGNVVVVEALEALKDEKLPNTLIAGANVQEEVGLRGTRGSVNKFNPDLFFAVDCSPANDLMTKKGTFGHLGEGFLLRIQDPGMITLRGMREFLLDTAETHNIPYQYFVSKGGTDAGAAHTMNHGVPSAVIGVSARYIHTHQSMFHIDDYAAAKEMVIQVAKTLDKSTYETIMERN, via the coding sequence GTGGAAGACAAAACATTTCAACTGATTAAGGACTTAACAGAAATTCAAGGTACGAGCGGAAATGAGCGTAACGTTCGTAATTATATGCGTGAAAAAATGACGCCATTTGTGGACCGTGTAGAAACAGACGGTTTGGGTGGTGTTTTCGGAATTCGTGAAAATGAAAACGCGGACGCACCTCGTATTATGGTTGCGGCACATATGGACGAAGTTGGCTTCATGGTCACGCTCATTACGGACAATGGTATGTTGAAAGTGACGCCACTAGGTGGTTGGAGCCCGTATGTTGTTTCAGCACAACGCTTCACACTGCAAACACGTAACCAAGATATACCAGTAATCTCTTCATCAATCCCGCCGCATTTGTTGCGTGGAGCAGCCAGCAGTACAGATTTAAAAGTAGATGAAATTCTATTCGATGCTGGGTTTGATTCGCTTGATGAAGCAATGGAATTTGGTGTGCGCCCGGGCGATACAATCGTACCGCAAGCTGAAACGATTTGGACTGCCAATAAAAAGAAAATTATTGCGAAAGCATGGGACAACCGTTACGGGAACGTTGTTGTGGTAGAAGCCTTAGAAGCTCTAAAAGATGAAAAATTACCAAACACCTTGATTGCGGGAGCAAACGTGCAAGAAGAAGTAGGGCTACGCGGGACACGCGGTTCAGTTAATAAATTTAATCCAGATTTATTCTTTGCCGTTGACTGTTCTCCTGCAAATGACTTGATGACTAAAAAGGGAACCTTTGGCCATTTGGGAGAAGGATTCTTGCTGCGTATTCAAGATCCTGGCATGATTACTTTGCGGGGAATGCGTGAGTTCTTGTTGGATACTGCAGAAACGCACAATATTCCGTATCAATATTTTGTATCAAAAGGTGGTACAGATGCTGGTGCAGCGCACACAATGAATCACGGTGTACCAAGTGCGGTAATCGGCGTTTCAGCACGTTATATTCATACACATCAATCCATGTTCCATATTGATGACTACGCTGCTGCTAAAGAGATGGTTATTCAAGTAGCGAAAACACTTGATAAGAGTACATACGAAACGATTATGGAAAGAAATTAG
- a CDS encoding phosphotransferase family protein, which yields MDYKMDSGWKLHPIGGDTGHAYMGIRAEEKVFLKRNSSPFLAALSVEGITPRLIWTKRIGNGDVLTAQEWLNGRVLTRQEMHTQEVTDLVRKIHHSEHLLGMLRKVKGEVFDPETFLAEYTADLDESLVTNSFLATIVSYLESTLYLVKGSEYTVCHGDLNRKNFFLTENKRLYLVDWESVKIADPMADISLLLIQYVAPEAWDNWLTEYGIVRSEAIDARLEWYSLVNRLILAKRFHATGDYFKMNQQILGMKKTYENRNYKKL from the coding sequence ATGGACTACAAGATGGATTCGGGGTGGAAACTACACCCAATCGGAGGAGATACCGGTCATGCTTATATGGGCATTCGGGCTGAGGAGAAAGTGTTTTTAAAACGCAATTCCTCACCTTTTTTAGCCGCGCTTTCGGTTGAGGGTATTACGCCGCGTCTCATCTGGACGAAGCGAATCGGAAATGGCGATGTCTTGACGGCCCAAGAGTGGCTGAATGGTCGTGTTCTAACGAGGCAAGAAATGCATACGCAAGAGGTTACCGATTTGGTGCGCAAGATTCACCATTCGGAGCATCTCTTAGGAATGTTGCGGAAAGTGAAGGGTGAAGTATTTGATCCCGAAACATTTCTTGCAGAATATACAGCTGATTTGGATGAAAGTCTGGTGACAAATTCCTTCTTGGCGACGATTGTCAGCTATTTGGAATCAACGTTGTATTTGGTAAAAGGATCAGAATATACGGTGTGTCATGGTGACTTGAACCGGAAGAACTTTTTCTTGACCGAAAACAAACGATTGTACTTAGTGGATTGGGAAAGTGTAAAGATTGCTGATCCAATGGCGGACATTTCGCTTCTATTGATTCAATACGTTGCACCGGAAGCTTGGGACAATTGGTTGACCGAATACGGTATTGTCCGATCGGAAGCAATCGATGCCCGGCTGGAGTGGTATAGTCTGGTAAATCGTTTGATTTTAGCTAAACGTTTCCACGCAACAGGCGATTATTTTAAAATGAATCAGCAAATCCTAGGTATGAAAAAGACATATGAAAATAGAAATTATAAAAAATTATAA
- a CDS encoding ABC transporter ATP-binding protein produces MTLEIKDITGGYSAVPVLNNVSFSVKKGELTGLIGLNGAGKSTTIKHIIGLMQPFSGTISINGQMIKQNPKAYRQAFAFVPETPVLYEELTLKEHIELTALAYGLEKEEAMKRALRYVKAFRLEEKLEWFPAYFSKGMKQKVMLVCAFMVDVPLYVIDEPFLGLDPLGIHTFREIVSEKKKQGAAILMSTHVLSAAEKDCDNFVVLHNGQISHSGTLANMQEALAMPGASLDDLYFRLTEEVITL; encoded by the coding sequence ATGACACTGGAAATAAAAGATATAACAGGTGGCTATTCAGCTGTTCCTGTATTAAATAATGTTTCATTTTCTGTTAAAAAGGGTGAACTGACGGGCTTAATCGGATTAAATGGTGCAGGGAAAAGTACGACAATCAAACATATCATTGGTTTGATGCAACCTTTTTCGGGGACAATTTCGATTAATGGCCAAATGATCAAACAAAATCCAAAGGCTTATCGCCAAGCATTTGCGTTTGTGCCGGAAACACCTGTGTTATATGAAGAATTAACCTTAAAAGAACATATTGAATTAACAGCACTTGCGTATGGTTTGGAGAAGGAAGAGGCTATGAAACGTGCTCTGCGCTATGTCAAAGCTTTTCGTCTGGAAGAAAAGCTGGAGTGGTTTCCGGCTTATTTCTCAAAAGGGATGAAACAGAAAGTGATGCTCGTCTGTGCGTTTATGGTAGATGTGCCGCTTTACGTGATTGATGAACCCTTCTTAGGCTTGGATCCATTGGGTATTCATACTTTCCGGGAAATTGTGAGTGAAAAGAAAAAGCAAGGTGCGGCTATTTTGATGTCCACACATGTGTTGAGTGCGGCCGAAAAGGATTGTGATAATTTCGTCGTGCTTCACAACGGCCAAATTTCGCACAGTGGGACGTTAGCTAATATGCAAGAAGCATTAGCTATGCCGGGCGCAAGTTTGGATGATTTATATTTCCGTCTGACGGAAGAAGTGATAACACTATGA
- the ytpR gene encoding YtpR family tRNA-binding protein, whose translation MWLSFYNKDAVGDTLLLTKGDITRSELATESKGNVTRIYREATGETVSMNVFEISKTFTPAGNGQVVLTDEELEQLNALIKTVGFEDEITVDLSPKFVVGYVKECVPHEDSDHLNITQTEVDNGEVLQIVCGASNIKKGQKVVVAKPGAVMPSGLIIWPGELRGVKSNGMICSAKELNVENPTGKKGILVLDADTETGKAFFE comes from the coding sequence ATGTGGTTAAGTTTTTATAACAAAGATGCAGTTGGCGATACATTATTATTAACAAAAGGTGACATTACGCGTTCTGAACTGGCAACAGAGTCAAAGGGAAATGTAACACGTATTTACCGTGAAGCGACTGGCGAAACAGTAAGTATGAATGTTTTTGAAATTTCTAAAACATTTACACCGGCTGGAAATGGGCAGGTTGTTTTGACAGATGAAGAATTGGAGCAATTGAATGCTTTGATTAAAACGGTTGGTTTCGAAGATGAAATTACTGTTGATTTGTCACCAAAATTTGTGGTGGGGTATGTTAAAGAGTGTGTACCGCACGAAGATTCAGACCATTTAAATATCACTCAAACAGAAGTGGATAATGGCGAAGTTCTGCAAATTGTTTGTGGCGCTAGCAATATTAAAAAAGGGCAAAAAGTTGTTGTAGCGAAACCGGGTGCAGTAATGCCAAGTGGTTTGATTATTTGGCCGGGTGAGTTACGCGGAGTAAAAAGTAACGGCATGATTTGTTCAGCTAAAGAATTGAACGTTGAGAATCCAACGGGCAAAAAAGGTATTTTGGTGCTGGATGCCGATACTGAAACAGGAAAAGCATTTTTTGAATAA
- a CDS encoding thioredoxin family protein, with product MGNLTLEKLQELKQAEKTVYLFTTTWCGDCHYIKPFMPEIVEKFADFTFVEVDRDEFMPFAQEHSVMGIPSFITYNKGEEVSRWVNGDRKTQEEIEAYLEETREKI from the coding sequence ATGGGAAATTTAACACTTGAAAAATTACAAGAACTGAAACAAGCAGAAAAAACAGTGTATTTATTTACAACGACATGGTGTGGTGACTGTCACTACATCAAACCGTTTATGCCTGAAATAGTTGAAAAGTTCGCAGATTTCACCTTTGTTGAAGTGGACCGCGATGAATTTATGCCGTTTGCGCAAGAGCACAGTGTCATGGGAATTCCAAGTTTCATTACGTACAATAAAGGTGAAGAAGTAAGCCGTTGGGTAAATGGCGATCGTAAAACACAAGAAGAAATCGAAGCGTATTTAGAAGAAACACGCGAAAAAATCTAA
- a CDS encoding ABC transporter permease — protein MTLESVLAKRRATYQKRLSKYVKYVMNDHFVIAMLFLIGAVAFQYSNFIKALPTDFIWGKLAASFLLAGVVFFGKIATMASAADQVFLVTEEEGWQQVIKDAKKRSMVLPGLLLLFLVAVAMPVVYVGQTFSGADIAVLFIIGLVLKWAHLGLEEAALRFGTRGKVKHLKWYLFGVGVMSFLGAFFVHPLVGLTIAGIMGVVFENQLRSMRTQLIDWETLVTTEEERMVKINRFINLFIDTPTGKEKAKRRSYLDFCVPFLSGKDNPYQFLFVRSFLRGTSYFGLFGRLTAIGAVVLSLSEIVVFNLALGVLLLYVTGFQLLPLYKEVTENVMVRLYPQAEEAKFVGFSQLLQRTLFIQAIIFSLATLIGTDPVSGLMATVINSVFVIFFVKGYARKRLAKHRPN, from the coding sequence ATGACGTTAGAATCTGTTTTAGCGAAGCGCCGTGCGACGTATCAAAAACGATTAAGTAAGTATGTTAAATATGTCATGAATGATCACTTCGTCATTGCTATGTTATTCCTTATTGGCGCAGTAGCGTTTCAATATTCTAATTTTATCAAAGCCTTACCGACTGATTTTATTTGGGGCAAGCTGGCGGCATCTTTCCTGCTAGCTGGCGTTGTCTTCTTCGGGAAAATTGCGACCATGGCTTCAGCAGCCGACCAAGTATTTTTGGTTACTGAAGAAGAGGGCTGGCAACAAGTCATTAAGGATGCGAAGAAGCGCAGTATGGTTCTACCGGGACTTTTACTTTTATTCCTAGTTGCAGTAGCAATGCCGGTTGTGTATGTCGGCCAAACTTTTTCCGGAGCGGACATCGCAGTTTTATTTATCATCGGCTTAGTCTTGAAATGGGCGCACTTGGGATTGGAAGAGGCCGCATTGCGATTCGGAACAAGAGGAAAGGTTAAACATTTGAAATGGTATTTGTTTGGTGTAGGTGTGATGAGTTTCTTGGGAGCATTCTTTGTGCATCCATTGGTGGGACTGACAATCGCTGGTATCATGGGTGTTGTGTTCGAAAACCAATTAAGGAGTATGCGCACGCAGCTCATCGACTGGGAAACATTAGTGACCACGGAAGAAGAACGCATGGTAAAAATAAATCGGTTTATTAATCTCTTTATTGATACCCCAACCGGAAAAGAAAAGGCAAAACGTCGGAGTTATTTAGATTTTTGCGTCCCTTTTCTTTCCGGTAAAGACAATCCGTACCAGTTTTTATTTGTACGCAGTTTCTTACGAGGCACGAGCTATTTTGGTTTGTTTGGCCGTTTAACCGCCATTGGTGCAGTGGTGTTATCTCTGTCAGAGATTGTAGTATTTAATTTAGCATTAGGCGTTTTATTACTATATGTGACTGGCTTCCAATTACTTCCGCTATACAAAGAAGTGACGGAAAATGTGATGGTGCGCTTATATCCACAGGCGGAAGAAGCGAAGTTTGTCGGTTTTTCTCAGCTGTTGCAACGTACTCTGTTTATTCAAGCGATTATCTTTTCGCTTGCGACCTTAATAGGAACGGATCCTGTGTCTGGCTTAATGGCTACGGTTATAAACAGCGTGTTTGTTATCTTTTTTGTAAAAGGTTATGCACGAAAACGTTTGGCTAAACACCGTCCTAACTGA
- the polA gene encoding DNA polymerase I — MADKKKLLLLDGSSLAFRSFYGLLDLNRFKNQNGLHTNALYAFNRILTRLFEVEQPTHMLVAFDAGKTTFRTEYFKEYKGGRQTMPSELAEQWPYFSVLIEAMGSKTYELPNYEADDIIGTYARMAEEQGFDVVIITGDKDLTQLATDQTRVDITVKGVSELKSYTPESIREEMGIEPLQIIDMKGLMGDSSDNYPGVTKVGEKTALKLLKEYGSIENLYEHVDEMKKSKMKENLINDKELAFMSKKLATIDLATPVSYSLDELIVTDENKEELVSFYREMNFNTFLRDLDHTEEDVSDSFEKITYTHLDEITEAHFTNDMALYVEMLEDNYHYGTIVSVAWGDANTIYTASPETVKASIPFKEWAANEEMKKAVYDAKRTQVILHYAGITLNGIHFDTLLASYIINTKDTGRDIAAVAQEYGYTEVSYDETVYGKGAKQAVPEDADIVNEHLARKIKAIQTLRPQLEAEFEKDNLTELYYEIELPLALILAEMEMTGITVEPARLEKMKVEFAARLTEMEKGIYTEAGEEFNVNSPKQLSIILFEKMGLPVIKKTKTGYSTAVDVLEKLSATAPIAQMILDYRQLAKLQSTYVEGLLKYIKPETGKIHTIYTQTLTQTGRLSSNEPNLQNIPVRMEEGRKIRQAFVPSHPDWQIFASDYSQIELRVLAHISEDAHMKEAFIEEQDIHTSTAMRVFGIEDEAEVTGNVRRQAKAVNFGIVYGISDYGLSQNLGISRPEAKTFIDTYFEKYPGIKQFMTDIVEEAKEKGFVETLFHRRRYLPDINSSNFNLRSFAERTAINSPIQGTAADILKIAMIRMNKALKEKNMKTRMLLQVHDELIFECPPEEIEVLEKLVPEIMENAVSLSVPLLVDSHYGNSWYEAK; from the coding sequence ATGGCAGATAAAAAGAAATTATTATTATTGGACGGAAGCAGTTTGGCATTCCGCTCCTTTTACGGCCTGTTGGATTTGAATCGATTCAAAAACCAAAATGGCCTTCATACAAATGCGCTTTACGCATTCAACCGCATTTTAACGCGCTTATTCGAAGTGGAGCAACCGACCCATATGTTGGTGGCTTTCGATGCTGGGAAAACGACATTCCGGACCGAGTACTTTAAAGAATACAAAGGCGGCCGTCAAACGATGCCTTCAGAGTTGGCAGAGCAATGGCCGTACTTCAGCGTCCTAATCGAAGCGATGGGTTCCAAAACGTACGAGCTTCCAAATTACGAAGCAGACGATATTATCGGAACATATGCCCGTATGGCTGAAGAGCAAGGGTTTGACGTCGTTATTATTACCGGCGATAAAGATTTAACGCAACTTGCGACTGACCAGACACGTGTAGATATTACCGTTAAAGGCGTTTCAGAATTGAAATCTTATACACCGGAATCGATTCGTGAGGAGATGGGAATCGAACCGCTCCAGATTATCGATATGAAAGGTCTAATGGGCGATTCTTCCGATAACTACCCAGGTGTAACCAAAGTCGGTGAGAAGACGGCTTTAAAATTGTTGAAAGAGTACGGCAGCATCGAAAATCTTTATGAACATGTCGATGAAATGAAAAAAAGTAAGATGAAAGAAAACCTCATCAACGACAAAGAATTAGCGTTTATGAGTAAAAAGTTAGCAACAATTGACTTGGCTACGCCGGTTAGCTATTCACTTGATGAACTCATTGTGACAGATGAAAACAAAGAAGAACTGGTTTCTTTCTATCGCGAAATGAACTTCAATACATTCTTACGCGATTTGGATCATACGGAAGAAGACGTTTCAGATTCTTTTGAGAAAATCACTTATACACATCTCGACGAAATTACCGAAGCACATTTCACTAATGATATGGCGCTTTATGTCGAAATGTTAGAGGATAACTACCACTATGGCACAATCGTTTCTGTAGCTTGGGGAGACGCGAACACGATTTATACAGCCTCTCCGGAAACGGTAAAAGCTAGCATTCCTTTCAAAGAGTGGGCAGCAAATGAAGAAATGAAAAAAGCCGTTTATGATGCCAAACGCACACAGGTTATCTTGCATTATGCAGGCATCACACTGAACGGGATTCATTTCGATACGCTCCTGGCTTCCTATATTATCAATACGAAAGACACGGGCCGCGACATTGCCGCAGTCGCACAGGAATACGGGTATACAGAAGTTTCTTATGACGAAACGGTTTATGGAAAAGGTGCGAAGCAAGCTGTTCCGGAAGATGCGGACATTGTGAACGAACACTTAGCACGTAAAATAAAAGCCATTCAAACACTTCGTCCTCAATTGGAAGCTGAATTCGAAAAGGATAACTTGACCGAATTATACTATGAAATAGAATTACCCTTAGCGCTTATTTTGGCAGAAATGGAAATGACTGGTATCACGGTTGAACCCGCACGTTTGGAGAAAATGAAAGTCGAATTTGCCGCGCGTTTGACAGAAATGGAAAAAGGCATCTACACCGAAGCAGGCGAAGAATTTAATGTGAATTCACCAAAACAACTGAGCATCATTTTATTTGAAAAAATGGGATTGCCCGTTATTAAGAAAACGAAAACAGGCTATTCAACGGCCGTTGACGTGTTAGAGAAATTGAGTGCGACCGCACCGATTGCCCAAATGATTTTGGATTACCGCCAACTTGCGAAGTTGCAATCCACATATGTGGAAGGATTGTTAAAATATATCAAACCTGAAACAGGGAAAATCCATACCATTTATACACAAACGCTGACACAAACGGGACGTTTAAGCTCTAACGAACCAAACTTACAAAACATTCCGGTTCGAATGGAAGAAGGGCGCAAGATTCGTCAAGCCTTTGTACCTTCGCATCCAGACTGGCAAATATTTGCATCGGATTATTCACAAATTGAATTGCGTGTCTTGGCGCATATTTCTGAAGATGCGCATATGAAGGAAGCTTTCATCGAAGAACAGGATATTCATACTTCAACAGCCATGCGTGTGTTTGGGATTGAAGATGAAGCAGAAGTGACGGGCAATGTGCGTCGCCAAGCGAAAGCTGTTAACTTTGGAATTGTTTATGGTATTTCTGACTACGGATTATCGCAAAACTTAGGTATTTCAAGACCCGAAGCCAAAACATTTATCGATACATATTTCGAAAAATATCCAGGTATCAAGCAGTTCATGACGGATATTGTGGAAGAAGCGAAAGAAAAAGGATTCGTTGAGACGCTATTCCACCGTCGCCGTTATTTACCGGATATCAACAGCAGTAACTTCAACTTGCGCTCTTTTGCTGAACGAACAGCGATCAACTCGCCGATTCAAGGAACAGCAGCTGATATCTTAAAGATTGCGATGATTCGCATGAATAAAGCGTTGAAAGAAAAAAATATGAAAACACGTATGCTTTTACAAGTGCATGATGAGTTGATTTTTGAGTGCCCGCCAGAAGAGATTGAAGTACTGGAGAAATTGGTGCCGGAAATCATGGAAAATGCTGTCAGCCTATCTGTACCTTTGTTAGTGGACAGTCATTACGGAAATAGTTGGTACGAAGCGAAGTAA
- the murC gene encoding UDP-N-acetylmuramate--L-alanine ligase produces the protein MNNQNIYHFVGIKGSGMSALAIILHGKGLNVQGSDVETYFFTQKGLDDLGIPMYPFAKENIKPGMVVIAGNAFPDSHEEIVRAKELGLEVVRYHEFIGKFIQDFTSVAITGSHGKTSTTGLLSHVLSGIEPTSYLIGDGTGFGRQDADFFVLEACEYRRHFLAYSPDYAIITNIDFDHPDYYQDINDVVNAFETFAGQVSKGLIACGDDPYMDRIKVDVPIYLYGMEAENDVVASNIEKTTEGSTFDVTIRGEFYGRFTIPTFGNHNILNSLAVITFTHLEGLSKEKVQAQLDTFGGVKRRFSEKIVEDMILIDDYAHHPQEIKATLDAARQKYPEKEIIAVFQPHTFTRTVALLSEFAEALNVADAVYLCDIFASAREQSGTVSIQDLADKVEKGAEVLPLENLSPLLQYRNAVILFMGAGDVQKFGMAYEEILNHSIKRVN, from the coding sequence ATGAATAATCAAAATATCTATCATTTTGTCGGGATCAAAGGATCCGGCATGAGTGCACTCGCAATTATTTTGCACGGTAAAGGTTTAAATGTACAAGGTTCAGATGTAGAGACTTATTTCTTTACTCAAAAAGGGCTAGATGATTTAGGCATACCGATGTATCCATTTGCGAAAGAAAACATTAAACCAGGAATGGTTGTTATAGCAGGGAATGCCTTCCCAGATTCGCACGAAGAAATTGTGCGTGCGAAAGAGTTAGGCTTAGAGGTTGTCCGTTATCATGAATTTATTGGCAAGTTCATCCAAGATTTTACCAGTGTAGCGATTACAGGTTCACATGGTAAAACAAGTACGACAGGATTACTGTCACACGTACTGAGTGGGATTGAGCCAACCAGTTATTTAATTGGAGATGGAACAGGGTTTGGTCGTCAAGACGCAGATTTCTTTGTGTTGGAAGCGTGCGAATACCGTCGTCATTTCTTGGCATATTCTCCGGATTATGCGATTATTACCAATATTGATTTTGACCATCCAGACTACTACCAAGATATTAACGATGTGGTGAATGCTTTCGAGACATTTGCCGGGCAAGTATCAAAAGGGTTGATTGCGTGTGGCGATGATCCATACATGGACCGCATCAAGGTTGATGTTCCGATTTATTTATATGGAATGGAAGCTGAAAATGATGTTGTGGCGAGTAATATTGAAAAGACAACAGAAGGCAGTACGTTCGATGTAACGATTCGTGGTGAATTCTATGGTCGTTTTACAATCCCAACATTTGGAAATCACAATATTTTGAACTCATTGGCAGTCATTACCTTCACGCATTTGGAAGGTCTGTCGAAAGAAAAAGTTCAAGCACAATTAGATACGTTTGGTGGCGTGAAGCGTCGCTTTAGCGAGAAAATAGTAGAGGATATGATACTAATTGATGATTATGCTCACCATCCACAAGAAATTAAAGCAACATTGGATGCGGCACGTCAAAAATATCCTGAAAAAGAAATCATCGCTGTTTTCCAACCACATACATTTACACGCACAGTTGCTTTGTTGAGTGAATTTGCGGAAGCATTAAATGTTGCGGATGCTGTTTATTTATGTGACATTTTCGCATCAGCACGTGAGCAAAGTGGTACGGTCTCAATTCAAGACTTGGCAGATAAAGTTGAAAAAGGAGCAGAAGTGCTTCCACTCGAAAATCTGTCACCATTGTTGCAATACCGCAATGCAGTGATTCTATTCATGGGTGCCGGAGATGTTCAAAAATTCGGTATGGCGTATGAAGAGATATTGAATCACAGTATTAAACGTGTAAACTAA
- a CDS encoding hotdog family protein: protein MALKDIKLGKTIDEIQEGDSLTVTEIIETRDVLLYLGLTNDDNPLYVQYDYSQETTYHKPLVPTVLLVGIITSNISKHLPGPGSHIVDLSIDLIEPIYHNITITFDFTVKRLDERREQVTIFVEGNTLDGERLVEAELIVATPQKLHFPDGDEE, encoded by the coding sequence ATGGCATTGAAAGATATAAAACTAGGAAAAACGATTGATGAAATTCAAGAAGGGGATTCCTTAACGGTTACAGAGATTATTGAGACGCGCGACGTTCTGTTATATTTAGGATTAACAAACGATGATAACCCGCTTTACGTTCAGTACGACTATTCTCAAGAAACAACTTATCACAAGCCGCTTGTGCCAACGGTACTCCTTGTTGGAATTATTACGAGTAATATTTCCAAGCATTTACCAGGCCCTGGTTCGCATATAGTGGATCTATCCATTGACCTTATCGAACCGATTTATCACAACATCACGATTACCTTTGATTTCACAGTGAAGCGCTTGGACGAACGCCGCGAGCAAGTGACGATATTTGTCGAAGGAAACACTCTAGATGGCGAACGCCTGGTGGAAGCAGAATTGATTGTGGCGACTCCACAAAAGCTGCATTTCCCGGATGGGGATGAAGAATAA
- the trmB gene encoding tRNA (guanosine(46)-N7)-methyltransferase TrmB, which translates to MRVRHKPWAAEKLAEHPEYVVTELISQKGKWQESFKNEAPIHIEVGSGKGQFIVGMAAQNPDINYIGIELQTSVAVTALDKMLEAQLPNVKLLNTDGGLLSDYFEEGEVDRVYLNFSDPWPKARHEKRRLTYKSFLENYETIMKPNGAVHFKTDNMGLFEYSLGSFSQYGMIIDQVWLDLHASDFEGNVQTEYEEKFAAKGQPIYRVEAHFSTK; encoded by the coding sequence ATGAGAGTAAGACATAAACCGTGGGCTGCTGAAAAATTGGCAGAGCATCCAGAATACGTTGTTACAGAGCTAATTTCACAAAAAGGGAAATGGCAAGAAAGTTTCAAAAATGAGGCACCGATTCACATTGAAGTAGGTTCCGGAAAAGGCCAATTCATCGTTGGTATGGCGGCACAAAATCCAGATATTAACTATATCGGAATCGAATTGCAAACAAGCGTAGCAGTTACAGCTTTGGATAAAATGTTGGAAGCACAATTGCCAAACGTGAAATTATTAAATACAGATGGTGGTTTGCTATCTGATTATTTCGAAGAAGGTGAAGTTGACCGTGTGTATTTGAACTTCTCAGATCCATGGCCAAAAGCTCGCCACGAAAAACGTCGCTTGACGTATAAATCATTCTTGGAAAATTACGAAACAATTATGAAACCAAATGGCGCTGTCCATTTCAAAACAGATAACATGGGACTTTTCGAATACTCATTAGGAAGTTTCTCGCAATACGGCATGATTATTGATCAAGTGTGGTTGGATCTACATGCTTCCGATTTCGAAGGCAACGTTCAAACTGAATACGAAGAGAAATTCGCTGCAAAAGGCCAACCGATTTACCGGGTCGAAGCGCATTTCTCAACAAAATAG